One Streptosporangium becharense genomic window, ACCATGGACGAGCTGGAGCGGGCCATCGAGTTCGCCCGCGAGCACGACCCCAAGGTCCTGGTCGAGGCCGCGATCACGGGCCGCGAGATCGAGTGCGCGGTGCTGGAGTCGCCGGGTGACGAGGCGCCGCGGGCCAGCGTGCCGGGCGAGGTGCTGGTCCACGGCGAGCACGAGTTCTTCGACTTCGAGGCCAAATACGTCGAGGGCGGCATGTCCCTGAGGGCTCCCGCGGACATCCCCGGGCAGACGGCCGAGGAGCTGCGGGCCATGGCCGTGCGCGCCTTCGAGGCGCTGGGCTGCGAGGGGCTGGCCCGGGTCGACTTCTTCTACACCCCCGACGGCCGGCTGATCCTCAACGAGATCAACACCATGCCCGGTTTCACTGCGCTGTCGGTCGCGCCGCAGCTGTGGGCCGCCACCGGGCTGACCTACGCCGAGCTCGTCGACCGGTTGATCCAGCTCGCGCTCGGCCGCTCACCCGGTCTGCGCTAGAGCCGCCTTGATCGGCGCCGCGAGGTCGAGGAGCACGTTCTGCGGGACGTGTTTCCGGGAGATCGTCACCTCGACGTAGGCCTCCCGCCCGACCGACGTGAACAGCGTCGGCCGGGCCGGGTCGGGGTACCACGCCACCCCGTTGATCTCGGGCACCTGGTCGGTGGCCGACATCGTCGCCGGTCGCGCTACCCCGCAACGCAGCGCGATCTCCGCCTCGCCCCACACCGCGACGTACGGCGAAGCCGGGGTGGACTCCCCCCGGTCCGCGCCGTCGAGCCGCTGCGGGAGCCGTTCACCCAGGGTCTCGCACGCCGCCGCGGCGGCTCCCTCGGGAACGGGCGGCTCCACCCGGACGGCACCGCCGCACCCGGCCACGATCAGCAGAGCACAGGCGCATCCCGTCCAGCGGGCGAACCGGAGTGGCATCTCGCATTCCCGACGATCAGATATGGACGATGGGACACGTAAGAGTACGTGTGATCCCTTCGACCGCCTGAATCTGGGCCACGACGAGCTTGCCCAGCTCGTCGACGTTGCGAGCCTGTGCCCGCACGATCACGTCGTACGGGCCGGTGACGTCCTCGGCCTGTGTGACGCCGGAGATCCCGGAGATCTCCCGAGCCACGTTCGCGGCCTTGCCGACCTCGGTCTGGATAAGGATGTAGGCCTGCACCATCACGTCCTCCCGGGCGATTGGATCAGTGCCGAAGGGCCACCGTACCCTGTGATGAACGGGAGGTGTGCCATCACAGTCGGAGATCTCGGCGAATTCGGGGTTATTGCACGTATTGCCGGACGCTTGCCACAAGGTAGGGCCGTGTTGCTCGGCCCCGGGGACGACGCCGCGGTGGTGAGTGCTCCCGATGGGCGGGTCGTCGTGACGACAGACTTGTTACTTGAGGGTAGGCATTTCCGCCGCGACTGGTCCAGTGGCTATGACATCGGCCGCAAGGCGGCGGCGCAGAATCTCTCGGACATCGTGGCCATGGGGGCCGAGCCCACCGGCATCGTGGTCGGGCTGGGCCTGCCCGCCGACGCCGCCACCGACTGGCTGGACCGATTGACCGACGGCTTCCGCGACGAGTGCGAGCTGGTCGGGGCTGGCGTGGCCGGTGGTGACATCACCCGCTGTGACATCGTCGTCATCGGCGTCACCGCCCTCGGTGACCTGGGCGGGCGGGCACCGGTCACCCGCTCGGGAGCGCGGCCCGGGGACGTGGTCGCCGTCGCCGGTCGCCTCGGGTACGCCGCGGCGGGGCTCGCGCTGTTCCGTGAGGGGCTGAACGGGCCGCCGGAACTGCTCGAAGCCCATCGGCGCCCACGTCCGCCCTACGCCCGCGGACCCGAGGCCGCCGTGCTCGGCGCGACCGCCATGCTCGACGTCAGCGACGGCCTGCTCCAGGATCTCGGGCACGTGGCCGAGGCGTCCGGGGTGGGCATGATGCTCGACCCGGAGCTTTTCATGATCCATTACGTGATGCGGGACGCCGGCCGTCTGCTCGGCGTCGACCCGCTGGAGTGGGTGCTCACCGGCGGCGATGATCACGCGCTCGTCGCGACCTTCCCCGAGGATGTCCGTCTTCCGCCGGGCTGGAGTGTGGTCGGAATGGTGACGGAGGGTGACGGTGTGCAGGTCAGGGGGGTGTCTCTTGATCGCGCCGGCTGGGATCACTTCCGGGAGTGACGTTTACCACTTCTTGCTACATCTGTGAAAATTGCGACAAACGTATATCGAAATGATATGAAGATGGGCGGTCGAGATTCCCTCCCAGAAAGGGGCGATATGGGCCGCCACGGTGGAAAAGGGGAGCAAGATTCCCCGAGTCGGAGGAGGCGCGGGCCGGAGCCCACGCCGCAGCCGGTTCCCCGCGACGAGCCGATCGGGCGCCGGCTCCGTCCCGAGGAGTCGGCCGTCACCCAGACCCGGCCGGGCTTCCTGGGGTCGGGATGGTCGTCGGAGAGCGAGCCGTCCGAGACGACCCGGCCACAGGAGGAGCGCAAGCCGGGCGGGCGGGCCAGGGCGGCGGTGCTCGCCGTCGCGGCGGTCGCCGTGGTGCTCGGCGGCACCGTCTTCGGCGTCCAGACGCTGACCGGCTCCGAGAGCGCGGCCGACTGCCCGGCCGCCGGGTGCGTCGCGGAGGCGTCCAACCAGCCGGAGCCGCAGATCGACGTCGACGAGCTCGTCGACGAACCGTTGCCGGACGATGAGCCCGGGGGGCCCGAGGAGCCTGAGGAGCCCCTGCCGGAGGAGACGGACGGTACGACGGAACCGGCCGACACCGCAGGCCGGACCACTCCGGACCCGGCCCCCACGTCCACCCGCCGGCGAGGTGGGACCGCTCCCACGCCGCGGCCGACCCCCACGCGGGAGGACACCCGCGCTCCCCGCACCGACGACGATCCTCCCCCCGCAGAGGAGCCCTCGCCGACGAACTCCCCGTCCCAGACTCTCGTCGGCGGCCACCGGGGTGAGGAGCCGTCGCAGGTCCCCCTCCCCGCGGAGAGCGTGCCGGCCCCGGCACCGGCGCCCGCACCCGGTCAGACCTCGGCGCCTCCGGCGGCCGGTGCCCCCATCACCGTCGGCGCCGACCTGGTGCAGGCGAAACAGCAGGTCTACACCGTCAAGCTCGTCGTCGCCGTGGAGGAGACCTTCACCGACCTGGCGCTGAGCGTCCCGGTCAGCGGTGAGGTCACCTCGGTGCGCGGCGCCGGCTGGAGCCAGGACGGGGGCCTGCTGACGATCGAGTCGCCGCAGGGTCTGAAGGCGGGCGAGGAACTCGTCGTCAGTTTCACCGCGCGGGGTGCGGCGGAGGTCCCCTCGACCTGCCGCAGCGTGCAGGGGGAGTGCTCCGTCGCCTGACCGGGTCGCGGTCTCCACGGCCCTGGGCTGCGGACGCCGGTCTCCGCGGTCCCGGCCAGCGGATCGGCGGCGGTTTCGCGGGCGTCATGCCCTGGGCGGCGGCATGCCCGCCTTGTCATGGTCTTTCCGGTGGAATCCTGTGCTCCGGGCGGACCTGGTTGGATGGGAGCATGACCGATTCGACTCCCCCTCGCGTACTGACCGTCGCCGGATCCGACTCCGGAGGCGGCGCGGGCATCCAGGCCGACCTGAAGACGATGATGGCCCTCGGTGTGCACGGCATGAGTGTGATCGCCGCGGTGACCGCCCAGAACTCGCTGGGCGTGCAGGGTTACTGGGAACTGCCCGCGGAGGCGGTGCGGGCCCAGCTCGACTCGGTGCTCGGCGACATCGGCGTCCAGGCGGTCAAGACCGGCATGCTCGCCTCGCCGGTGCTGGTCGAGACGGTCGCGGAGGTGCTGGCCGGGCTGGACACACCCATCGTGGTCGACCCGGTGGGAGTCTCCAAGCACGGTGACTCACTCCTCGCGCCTGAGGCCGTGGAGACGGTGAAGTCGCGTCTGCTGCCCACGGCCACGGTGGTCACCCCCAACCTGTGGGAGGTGCTGCAGCTGACCGGGGTGAAGGTCGAGCAGGAGGCCGACCTCCGCCGGGCGGCCGACGCGGTTCTGGAGCTCGGCCCCGCATGGGCGTTGATCAAGGGCG contains:
- a CDS encoding DUF3515 family protein, with protein sequence MPLRFARWTGCACALLIVAGCGGAVRVEPPVPEGAAAAACETLGERLPQRLDGADRGESTPASPYVAVWGEAEIALRCGVARPATMSATDQVPEINGVAWYPDPARPTLFTSVGREAYVEVTISRKHVPQNVLLDLAAPIKAALAQTG
- a CDS encoding Lrp/AsnC family transcriptional regulator — translated: MVQAYILIQTEVGKAANVAREISGISGVTQAEDVTGPYDVIVRAQARNVDELGKLVVAQIQAVEGITRTLTCPIVHI
- a CDS encoding thiamine-phosphate kinase, which produces MNGRCAITVGDLGEFGVIARIAGRLPQGRAVLLGPGDDAAVVSAPDGRVVVTTDLLLEGRHFRRDWSSGYDIGRKAAAQNLSDIVAMGAEPTGIVVGLGLPADAATDWLDRLTDGFRDECELVGAGVAGGDITRCDIVVIGVTALGDLGGRAPVTRSGARPGDVVAVAGRLGYAAAGLALFREGLNGPPELLEAHRRPRPPYARGPEAAVLGATAMLDVSDGLLQDLGHVAEASGVGMMLDPELFMIHYVMRDAGRLLGVDPLEWVLTGGDDHALVATFPEDVRLPPGWSVVGMVTEGDGVQVRGVSLDRAGWDHFRE
- the thiD gene encoding bifunctional hydroxymethylpyrimidine kinase/phosphomethylpyrimidine kinase, producing the protein MTDSTPPRVLTVAGSDSGGGAGIQADLKTMMALGVHGMSVIAAVTAQNSLGVQGYWELPAEAVRAQLDSVLGDIGVQAVKTGMLASPVLVETVAEVLAGLDTPIVVDPVGVSKHGDSLLAPEAVETVKSRLLPTATVVTPNLWEVLQLTGVKVEQEADLRRAADAVLELGPAWALIKGGHLPGDPVDLLTDGTREFRFTAERHDNRHTHGTGCTLASAVASHLALGEEVPAAVEKAKAYVTGAIAGGFPLGAGIGPVDHAWRLRPR